The Deltaproteobacteria bacterium genomic sequence TGTACCGGGAAGCCCGAAAGGCGCTGCCGACGGTAAGCCTGGGGACGGTGTACCGGAACCTGAACTTCCTGCGGGACCACGGGATGGCGAGGGAGATCCGCAGCGGCGACGTGGGGAGCGTCCGCTTCGAGGCGTCGCGCGACCTCCACGCACACTTCCACTGCCGCTCCTGCCGCTCGGTCGTGGACATCCCCCTTCCCGGGGAGCTGTCGGGCGAACGGTGGGGCGAGATCGGGCCGATCGCGTCGGTGGACTCCATCGACCTGCACGTGATCGGGGACTGCTCCGACTGCGGCGCCCGGGCGTGACGGTGGAGGATACGGCGTGGGAACCGAGGAGGCGATCCCCCGGCAGCAGGCGATGATCGGCGAGATGTTCCGGAAGGTCGTGGACGGCATCCCCGTGATGCTCATCTGCTACGACGGGGCCGCGAATCCCGTTCTCGTGAACGGCGAATTCACCAGAGTCCTCGGCTGGACGCTCGAAGATGCCCGCAAGGTCGACCTGATGGCCGAGTGCTACCCCGACCCGGCGTACCGGAAGGAGGTCCGCGCGTGCATGGCCGCCGCGGAGCCGGGGTGGAACGATTTCCGGGTCCGCGCGCGGGACGGCCGGATCGTGGAGACCTCGTGGGCCAACGTCCACCTGTCCGACGGCTCGCATATCGCGATCGGGATCGACGCGA encodes the following:
- a CDS encoding transcriptional repressor, with the protein product MKKSRNTRQRAVILEVLKRGRVHLTAEEVYREARKALPTVSLGTVYRNLNFLRDHGMAREIRSGDVGSVRFEASRDLHAHFHCRSCRSVVDIPLPGELSGERWGEIGPIASVDSIDLHVIGDCSDCGARA